A part of Planctomycetota bacterium genomic DNA contains:
- a CDS encoding DUF4340 domain-containing protein, whose product AEPLPRAMTEFLSTDITGLEIVAGKETLRLARKDAKWNRLDEAGSLVGEVQADAVRDLASAVARLSAARWAAYDSKDPARFGLDKPAFKIKIATEKKEWTLLVSETKVPDAVAELINEKPVRYAMLEGPDRIGIAILAGSALQTILDAPKSLEKPPVSKAPG is encoded by the coding sequence GCCGAGCCGCTCCCACGCGCCATGACCGAGTTCCTCAGCACGGACATCACGGGGCTCGAGATCGTTGCCGGCAAGGAGACGCTCCGCCTCGCCAGGAAAGACGCGAAATGGAATCGCCTCGACGAGGCCGGCAGCCTCGTCGGCGAGGTCCAGGCCGATGCCGTCCGCGACCTCGCGTCGGCCGTCGCGCGACTCAGCGCCGCACGCTGGGCCGCCTACGACTCCAAGGACCCCGCACGCTTCGGCCTCGACAAGCCCGCCTTCAAAATCAAAATCGCCACCGAGAAAAAGGAATGGACGCTGCTGGTCTCTGAAACGAAAGTCCCCGACGCCGTCGCCGAACTCATCAACGAGAAGCCTGTCCGCTACGCCATGCTCGAGGGTCCCGACAGGATCGGGATCGCCATCCTCGCCGGCTCCGCTCTCCAAACGATCCTCGACGCGCCGAAGTCGCTGGAGAAACCGCCGGTTTCGAAAGCCCCGGGATGA